The following proteins come from a genomic window of Lycium ferocissimum isolate CSIRO_LF1 chromosome 4, AGI_CSIRO_Lferr_CH_V1, whole genome shotgun sequence:
- the LOC132051998 gene encoding uncharacterized protein LOC132051998: MQRWCSKLRSLAVLRSTPITHNTLLPYRVVHTVTTPINRSLFTHSSLIPPTFIKPLSRNGPSLPPLSFTQVRYITAKQRKRKLKSRKPMTPITSKVKKIKMKFYSSFKDRFRVMKDGQIRRWKEGKRHNAHLKSKISKRRLRLPATVPPAYAKTMKKLGFCS, translated from the exons ATGCAGAGATGGTGTTCCAAGCTCCGATCCCTGGCCGTTCTCCGTTCAACTCCAATTACCCATAATACCCTTCTTCCCTATCGTGTTGTCCACACTGTTACTACTCCAATTAACAGATCATTGTTCACACATTCTTCACTAATCCCTCCCACCTTCATTAAACCCCTTTCCAGAAATGGCCCCTCTCTACCCCCTCTTTCT TTTACGCAAGTGCGGTACATCACTGCGAAACAGAGGAAGAGGAAGTTGAAAAGCAGGAAGCCGATGACTCCAATCACATCAAAAGTCAAGAAAATCAAGATGAAATTTTATTC GTCTTTTAAGGACAGATTTCGTGTTATGAAAGATGGGCAGATTAGGCGCTGGAAAGAGGGGAAGAGACACAATGCACATTTAAAG TCTAAGATATCAAAACGTCGACTCAGGCTACCTGCTACTGTCCCTCCGGCTTATGCAAAAACGATGAAGAAGCTTGGTTTTTGTAGTTGA